The Streptomyces camelliae genome window below encodes:
- a CDS encoding acyl-CoA dehydrogenase family protein — protein MARLAQTAGLTDVQQEILSTVRDFVDKEIIPVATELEHRDEYPQQIVDGLKELGLFGLMIPEEYGGLGESLLTYALCVEEIARGWMSVSGIINTHFIVAYMLKQHGTQEQKDHFLPRMAAGDIRGAFSMSEPGLGSDVSAITSKAVRDGDEYVLNGQKMWLTNGGTSSLVAVLVRSDEGHPEGTAPHKSMTTFLIEKEPGFGEVRPGLTIPGKIEKMGYKGVDTTELIMDGLRLPADRVLGGVTGRGFYQMMDGVEVGRVNVAARGCGVAQRAFELGVSYAQQRHTFGKPIAQHQAIQFKLAEMATKVEAAHAMMVNAARKKDSGERNDLEAGMAKYLASEYCKEVVEDAFRIHGGYGFSKEYEIERLYREAPMLLIGEGTAEIQKMIIGRRLLEEYRFQG, from the coding sequence ATGGCCCGTCTCGCCCAGACCGCCGGTCTGACCGACGTCCAGCAGGAGATCCTCTCCACCGTCCGGGACTTTGTCGACAAGGAGATCATTCCTGTCGCGACCGAGCTGGAGCACCGCGACGAGTACCCGCAGCAGATTGTCGACGGCCTGAAGGAACTCGGCCTGTTCGGTCTGATGATCCCCGAGGAGTACGGCGGCCTGGGCGAGTCGCTGCTCACCTACGCGCTGTGCGTGGAGGAGATCGCCCGCGGCTGGATGTCGGTGTCCGGCATCATCAACACCCACTTCATCGTCGCGTACATGCTCAAGCAGCACGGCACCCAGGAGCAGAAGGACCACTTCCTGCCCCGCATGGCCGCCGGCGACATCCGCGGCGCCTTCTCGATGTCGGAGCCGGGCCTGGGCTCCGATGTGTCGGCGATCACGTCGAAGGCGGTCAGGGACGGCGACGAGTACGTCCTGAACGGCCAGAAGATGTGGCTGACGAACGGCGGCACGTCGTCCCTGGTGGCCGTGCTCGTCCGCAGCGACGAGGGCCACCCCGAGGGCACGGCGCCGCACAAGTCGATGACGACCTTCCTGATCGAGAAGGAGCCGGGCTTCGGCGAGGTCCGCCCGGGCCTCACCATCCCCGGCAAGATCGAGAAGATGGGCTACAAGGGCGTCGACACCACCGAGCTGATCATGGACGGCCTGCGGCTGCCGGCCGACCGGGTGCTCGGCGGGGTCACCGGCCGCGGTTTTTACCAGATGATGGACGGCGTCGAGGTCGGCCGGGTGAACGTGGCGGCGCGTGGCTGTGGCGTCGCCCAGCGTGCCTTCGAGCTCGGCGTGAGCTACGCCCAGCAGCGGCACACCTTCGGCAAGCCGATCGCCCAGCACCAGGCCATCCAGTTCAAGCTGGCGGAGATGGCAACCAAGGTCGAGGCCGCCCATGCGATGATGGTCAACGCCGCGCGCAAGAAGGACTCCGGGGAGCGAAACGACCTGGAGGCCGGGATGGCGAAGTACCTCGCCTCCGAGTACTGCAAGGAGGTCGTGGAGGACGCCTTCCGGATCCACGGCGGCTACGGCTTCTCCAAGGAGTACGAGATCGAGCGCCTGTACCGCGAGGCACCGATGCTGCTCATCGGTGAAGGTACCGCCGAGATCCAGAAAATGATCATCGGCCGCAGACTGCTCGAAGAGTATCGATTCCAGGGCTGA
- a CDS encoding phosphatidylserine decarboxylase — translation MPHSQTSAHRDSLAGVRLARGASPWLLPTVATAALSLARARRSGAAKAVAVPATALAAGMLWFFRDPEREIATGRVISPADGVVQSIMPWKDGRTRVAIFMSPLNVHVNRAPLSGTVTSVEHIPGGFVPAFNKESENNERVVWHFDTELGDIEMIQIAGAVARRIVPYIPEGTKVEQGDRIGLIRFGSRVDLYLPEGVEVAVEVGQKTVAGVTRIDRD, via the coding sequence ATGCCCCACAGCCAAACCTCTGCACATCGAGACAGCCTGGCCGGCGTACGCCTCGCGCGCGGAGCATCGCCGTGGCTCCTCCCGACCGTCGCCACCGCAGCCCTCAGCCTGGCCCGTGCCCGCCGCTCGGGCGCCGCCAAGGCCGTCGCCGTACCCGCCACCGCGCTGGCGGCGGGCATGCTGTGGTTCTTCCGCGACCCCGAGCGCGAGATCGCCACGGGCCGGGTCATCTCGCCCGCCGACGGTGTGGTCCAGAGCATCATGCCGTGGAAGGACGGGCGTACCCGCGTCGCGATCTTCATGAGCCCGCTCAACGTCCACGTCAACCGCGCGCCCCTGTCGGGCACGGTGACATCGGTCGAGCACATCCCCGGAGGCTTCGTTCCGGCCTTCAACAAGGAGAGCGAGAACAACGAGCGCGTAGTCTGGCATTTCGACACCGAACTCGGCGACATCGAGATGATCCAGATCGCCGGCGCGGTGGCCCGCCGCATCGTGCCCTACATCCCCGAGGGCACGAAGGTCGAGCAGGGCGACCGAATCGGTCTGATCCGCTTCGGCTCGCGTGTCGACCTCTACCTGCCCGAGGGTGTGGAGGTCGCGGTCGAGGTCGGACAGAAGACCGTGGCTGGGGTGACTCGCATTGACCGTGATTGA
- the pssA gene encoding CDP-diacylglycerol--serine O-phosphatidyltransferase, with protein sequence MPEADEVDEEEEMPLSLRLSIADTLTLGNATCGFMAVYFTTTGILIPHLTGSQESGMARHSAATAVILMLCAAVFDLFDGLVARKLRSSPMGAELDNLSDLISFGLAPAYFVLVYGMVADDAHQRMAALGAIVVLLAVVLRLARFSCVTMKDGMFQGMPSPFGALTVVSIVLLELPFVATLLAILGTAWLMVSRVEYPKPRGRLAGAMLSWIVLSMGLLAAWAFDAPSGQLLLQTGCALQLVMGAVIPLFATARRVNNFRDNRREARAAQLP encoded by the coding sequence GTGCCCGAGGCCGACGAAGTGGACGAAGAGGAGGAGATGCCCCTCTCTCTGCGTCTGTCGATAGCGGACACCCTCACGCTCGGCAACGCCACGTGCGGCTTCATGGCGGTGTACTTCACCACCACCGGCATTCTGATCCCGCACCTCACGGGCAGCCAGGAGTCCGGCATGGCCCGCCACAGCGCGGCCACGGCGGTCATCCTGATGCTCTGCGCGGCCGTCTTCGACCTGTTCGACGGACTGGTGGCCCGCAAGCTGCGCTCGTCCCCCATGGGCGCGGAGCTGGACAACCTGTCCGACCTGATCAGCTTCGGGCTCGCGCCCGCGTACTTCGTCCTCGTCTACGGCATGGTCGCCGACGACGCGCACCAGAGGATGGCGGCGCTGGGGGCGATCGTGGTGCTCCTGGCGGTCGTCCTGCGGCTGGCCCGCTTCTCCTGCGTGACGATGAAGGACGGCATGTTCCAGGGCATGCCGTCACCGTTCGGCGCGCTGACGGTCGTCTCGATCGTGCTGCTGGAGCTGCCCTTCGTGGCGACCCTGCTGGCGATCCTGGGCACCGCGTGGCTGATGGTGAGCCGCGTGGAGTACCCGAAGCCGAGGGGCCGCCTCGCCGGGGCCATGCTGTCCTGGATCGTCCTGTCGATGGGCCTCCTGGCCGCCTGGGCCTTCGACGCCCCGAGCGGTCAGCTGCTGCTCCAGACGGGCTGCGCGCTGCAGCTGGTCATGGGCGCGGTGATCCCGCTGTTCGCCACGGCCCGCCGGGTGAACAACTTCCGCGACAACCGACGCGAGGCACGGGCGGCCCAGCTGCCCTGA
- a CDS encoding alpha/beta fold hydrolase, whose translation MSAITITDRSIPFTSTIPANATQQVRLFVREYDGTRPGQERRPVLMLHGRSAPAAASFDLVLPRDFGDGGPEDRYSWARYLAGAGYDVFIMDIQGNGQSTRPAVMDVPCNANPAQQLPVLVPNPLPQPCTPRYDRQLGNSESEWAELTAVVRLIRGLSADRDKPIECIGWSAAAFVLGPYTLQHPADVAHLILLAPIFPPQGRWSTHIEDPFGRPPEAPTMPVSQPPKLFGFPLNVGSKSGFASSWDIEQGVPEQREPGMTDQVWEAMIATDDVGLKWGRPSDPHGPPEGVLRFRNSYWWGWNDETVPLTDDSGTPVLGGRVPVLILYGAHDTQANNSPALPPVAHFSVPDLYQAIAGREKLMFRYADAGHMMAWERPAKFLHHMSRQWLDEGKVEGLTTGSYLRDANGVITPVH comes from the coding sequence ATGTCCGCCATCACCATCACGGACCGCAGTATCCCGTTCACCTCGACCATCCCGGCCAACGCCACCCAGCAGGTGCGCCTGTTCGTGCGGGAGTACGACGGCACCCGGCCCGGCCAGGAGCGCAGGCCGGTGCTGATGCTCCACGGCAGAAGCGCGCCGGCGGCCGCGTCGTTCGACCTCGTGCTGCCCCGCGATTTCGGCGACGGCGGCCCCGAGGACCGCTACAGCTGGGCGCGGTACCTGGCCGGCGCGGGCTACGACGTGTTCATCATGGACATCCAGGGCAACGGACAGTCCACCCGCCCGGCGGTGATGGACGTACCGTGCAACGCCAATCCCGCCCAGCAGCTGCCGGTCCTGGTTCCCAACCCGCTCCCGCAGCCGTGCACCCCTCGCTACGACCGCCAGCTGGGCAACTCCGAGAGCGAGTGGGCGGAGCTGACCGCCGTGGTCCGGTTGATCAGGGGGCTGTCCGCGGACCGGGACAAGCCGATCGAGTGCATCGGCTGGTCCGCGGCCGCGTTCGTGCTGGGGCCCTATACCCTCCAGCACCCGGCCGACGTCGCCCACCTCATCCTCCTGGCCCCGATCTTCCCGCCTCAGGGCCGCTGGTCCACACATATCGAGGACCCCTTCGGCCGCCCGCCCGAGGCGCCGACGATGCCCGTGTCCCAGCCGCCCAAGCTGTTCGGCTTCCCGCTGAACGTCGGCAGCAAGTCCGGCTTCGCGTCCTCGTGGGACATCGAGCAGGGCGTCCCCGAGCAGCGGGAACCGGGCATGACCGACCAGGTGTGGGAGGCGATGATCGCCACCGACGACGTCGGCCTGAAATGGGGCCGCCCCTCGGATCCGCACGGACCGCCCGAGGGCGTGCTGCGCTTCCGGAACAGCTACTGGTGGGGCTGGAACGACGAGACGGTCCCGCTGACGGACGACTCGGGCACGCCCGTGCTCGGCGGCCGGGTGCCCGTGCTCATCCTCTACGGCGCCCACGACACGCAGGCCAACAACTCGCCCGCGCTGCCACCGGTCGCGCACTTCTCGGTCCCGGACCTCTACCAGGCCATCGCCGGGCGCGAGAAACTCATGTTCCGCTACGCCGATGCCGGGCACATGATGGCCTGGGAACGCCCGGCCAAGTTCCTGCACCACATGTCACGCCAGTGGCTGGACGAGGGCAAGGTGGAGGGTCTCACCACCGGGAGCTACCTCCGGGACGCCAACGGTGTGATCACTCCCGTGCACTAG
- a CDS encoding glycerate kinase, protein MLIAADKFKGSLTAVQVAERVTAGLRRVVPDLPVEALPVADGGDGTVDAAVAAGFERREVRVAGPLGQEVTAAFALRGDTAVVEMAEASGLQRLPAGVFAPLTASTYGSGELLRAALDAGARTIVFGVGGSATTDGGAGMLAALGARFLGEDGEPVAPGGGGLADLARADLSGLDPRLSSVELVLASDVDNPLTGPKGAPAVYGPQKGASPDDVAALDAALGHFAKVLEAAVGPRAAEYAAAPGAGAAGGIGYGALLLGARFRPGIEVMLDVLGFAPALARASLVITGEGSLDEQTLHGKAPAGVAAAARAAGKEVVAVCGRLALPEEALERAGIGQAYPLTSVEPDVARCIAEAGPILADVAERIAADWLV, encoded by the coding sequence GTGCTCATCGCCGCGGACAAGTTCAAGGGCTCGCTGACGGCCGTGCAGGTCGCCGAGCGGGTGACGGCCGGGCTGCGCCGGGTCGTGCCGGACCTTCCGGTCGAGGCGCTGCCGGTGGCCGACGGCGGCGACGGGACGGTGGACGCGGCGGTCGCGGCCGGTTTCGAGCGCCGTGAGGTGCGGGTCGCCGGGCCGCTGGGCCAGGAGGTGACGGCCGCGTTCGCGCTGCGCGGGGACACCGCGGTCGTGGAGATGGCGGAGGCGAGCGGTCTGCAGCGCCTCCCGGCCGGTGTCTTCGCGCCCCTGACCGCCTCGACGTACGGCTCCGGAGAGCTGCTGCGGGCCGCGCTGGACGCGGGCGCGCGGACGATCGTGTTCGGCGTCGGCGGCAGCGCCACGACGGACGGCGGCGCCGGGATGCTGGCGGCGCTGGGCGCCCGGTTCCTGGGCGAGGACGGCGAGCCGGTGGCGCCGGGCGGCGGGGGCCTGGCCGACCTGGCCCGCGCCGACCTGTCCGGTCTGGACCCGCGGCTGTCCTCGGTCGAACTCGTCCTCGCGAGCGACGTCGACAACCCGCTGACCGGCCCGAAGGGCGCGCCTGCCGTCTACGGCCCGCAGAAGGGCGCCTCGCCGGACGATGTGGCGGCCCTGGACGCGGCGCTCGGGCACTTCGCGAAGGTGCTGGAGGCGGCCGTGGGGCCGCGGGCCGCCGAGTACGCGGCGGCGCCGGGCGCGGGCGCCGCGGGCGGCATCGGGTACGGCGCCCTGCTGCTGGGTGCCCGCTTCCGCCCCGGCATCGAGGTCATGCTGGACGTCCTCGGCTTCGCGCCCGCGCTGGCGCGGGCCTCGCTGGTGATCACCGGTGAGGGCTCGCTGGACGAGCAGACGCTGCACGGCAAGGCACCGGCGGGGGTCGCCGCGGCGGCGCGGGCCGCGGGCAAGGAGGTCGTGGCGGTGTGCGGGCGGCTCGCGCTGCCCGAGGAGGCGCTGGAGCGGGCCGGGATCGGGCAGGCGTATCCGCTCACCTCGGTCGAGCCGGACGTGGCGCGGTGCATCGCGGAGGCGGGGCCGATCCTGGCGGACGTGGCGGAGCGGATCGCTGCGGACTGGCTGGTCTGA
- a CDS encoding ADP-ribosylglycohydrolase family protein, translating into MTTQPTAAPRRTGPDLADRIHGGWLGRIAGNMLGKPVEQGEVWTRDRIDRYLERAGALPLTGYLPEPADPADRAVLRPEWRACVRGRIHGSCRDDDVDYAILGLDLLETHGFGFSTEQVGDLWLLRLPYLQTFTAERAAYRNLVGGLRPPLTATHHNPHQEWIGALIRADVYGWTCPGDPVRAAGLARRDAVLSHTGNGVYGAMWAAALIAAAFTAPTVREALESGLGVIPAGSRLARTVRRVAALHESGLPWEETLTVMSGETAGLGWIHTVPNAAVLTAGLLYGDDDFTRTLALTVRGGLDTDSTGAAAGSVAGVRTGAAGIPAQWTEPLEDTVRSAVSGFDGVRISALAERTLRLVTAGP; encoded by the coding sequence ATGACCACCCAGCCCACCGCGGCCCCCCGGCGCACCGGGCCCGACCTCGCCGACCGCATCCACGGCGGCTGGCTCGGCCGGATCGCGGGCAACATGCTCGGCAAGCCGGTCGAACAGGGCGAGGTGTGGACCCGCGACCGCATCGACCGCTATCTGGAGCGGGCCGGGGCGCTGCCGCTCACCGGCTATCTGCCCGAGCCCGCCGACCCGGCCGACCGTGCCGTGCTGCGCCCGGAGTGGCGGGCGTGCGTGCGCGGCCGGATCCACGGCAGCTGCCGGGACGACGACGTGGACTACGCGATCCTCGGCCTGGACCTGCTGGAGACCCACGGCTTCGGCTTCAGCACCGAGCAGGTCGGCGACCTGTGGCTGCTGCGGCTGCCGTACCTGCAGACCTTCACCGCGGAGCGGGCGGCGTACCGCAATCTCGTCGGCGGGCTCAGACCGCCGCTGACGGCGACGCACCACAACCCCCACCAGGAGTGGATCGGGGCGCTGATCCGCGCCGACGTCTACGGCTGGACCTGCCCCGGCGACCCGGTGCGTGCCGCCGGGCTGGCCCGCCGGGACGCGGTGCTGTCGCACACCGGGAACGGCGTCTACGGCGCGATGTGGGCGGCCGCGCTGATCGCGGCGGCGTTCACCGCGCCGACGGTGCGGGAGGCGCTGGAGAGCGGGCTCGGGGTGATCCCGGCGGGCAGCCGGCTCGCCCGGACCGTACGGCGGGTCGCGGCACTGCACGAGTCGGGGCTGCCCTGGGAGGAGACCCTGACCGTGATGTCCGGGGAGACCGCCGGGCTGGGCTGGATCCACACGGTCCCCAACGCCGCCGTCCTGACCGCCGGGCTGCTCTACGGCGACGACGACTTCACCCGGACCCTCGCCCTGACCGTGCGCGGCGGCCTGGACACCGACTCCACCGGGGCGGCCGCCGGCTCGGTGGCCGGGGTCCGCACCGGCGCGGCCGGGATCCCCGCCCAGTGGACGGAGCCGCTTGAGGACACGGTCCGCAGCGCGGTGTCCGGCTTCGACGGCGTACGGATCAGTGCGCTGGCCGAACGCACCCTGCGCCTGGTGACGGCCGGGCCCTAG
- a CDS encoding NUDIX domain-containing protein gives MTTTSQTPDFATYIASLPRVLAGAAALFRDAEGRVLLVEPNYREGWALPGGTIESDDGETPREGARRETLEEIGLDRALGRLLTVDWVRGEAHPPLVAYLYDGGVLTESDLTAIRLQEEELLSWRLVPREEITAHLPGALGRRVLAALDVLADGSGTAELENGHRVA, from the coding sequence ATGACCACGACTTCGCAGACGCCTGACTTCGCCACGTACATCGCGAGCCTGCCCCGTGTCCTCGCCGGCGCCGCCGCGCTCTTCCGGGACGCCGAGGGGCGGGTGCTGCTGGTCGAGCCCAACTACCGCGAGGGCTGGGCGCTGCCGGGCGGCACCATCGAGTCCGACGACGGCGAGACCCCGCGCGAGGGCGCACGCCGGGAGACGCTGGAGGAGATCGGCCTCGACCGCGCGCTCGGCCGGCTGCTGACCGTGGACTGGGTGCGCGGCGAGGCCCACCCGCCGCTGGTGGCGTACCTGTACGACGGCGGAGTCCTCACGGAGTCCGATCTGACGGCCATCCGCCTGCAGGAGGAGGAGCTCCTGTCCTGGCGCCTGGTCCCGCGCGAGGAGATCACCGCCCACCTCCCCGGCGCCCTCGGCCGCCGTGTCCTTGCCGCCCTGGACGTCCTCGCGGACGGCTCCGGCACCGCCGAGCTGGAGAACGGCCACCGGGTGGCCTGA
- a CDS encoding SIR2 family NAD-dependent protein deacylase, with protein MNRPLVAILSGAGISTDSGIPDYRGPNGLWRRDPEAEKLVTYEYYMADPEIRRRSWQMRRENRALKAEPNAAHRAVAELEKSGIPVRVITQNVDGLHQLAGLSARKVLELHGSARSVVCTTCHARGPMEDALARVEAGEEDPPCLACGGILKSATVMFGERLDPVILGQALSISKACTVFVAVGSSLQVQPAAGLVGVAADHGARLIIVNAEPTPYDDLAHEVVREPIGTALPPRLRALVAESGG; from the coding sequence ATGAACAGGCCTCTCGTAGCCATACTCAGTGGCGCAGGTATCTCCACCGATTCCGGGATCCCTGACTATCGCGGGCCGAACGGGCTGTGGCGGCGGGATCCGGAGGCCGAGAAGCTCGTCACCTACGAGTACTACATGGCCGACCCGGAGATCCGGCGGCGGTCCTGGCAGATGCGGCGCGAGAACCGCGCGCTGAAGGCCGAACCGAACGCCGCGCACCGGGCCGTCGCCGAGCTGGAGAAGTCCGGGATTCCGGTGCGGGTGATCACGCAGAACGTGGACGGGCTGCACCAGCTGGCCGGCCTGTCCGCCCGCAAGGTGCTCGAACTGCACGGCAGTGCACGGAGCGTCGTGTGCACCACATGCCATGCGCGCGGGCCGATGGAGGACGCCCTCGCCCGTGTCGAGGCCGGCGAGGAGGACCCGCCGTGCCTCGCGTGCGGGGGCATCCTGAAGTCGGCAACGGTGATGTTCGGCGAGCGGCTCGACCCGGTGATCCTCGGCCAGGCCCTGTCGATCAGCAAGGCCTGCACCGTCTTCGTCGCCGTCGGCAGCAGCCTGCAGGTGCAGCCCGCCGCCGGGCTGGTCGGCGTCGCCGCCGATCACGGCGCCCGGCTGATCATCGTCAACGCCGAACCGACCCCGTACGACGACCTCGCCCACGAGGTCGTACGGGAGCCGATCGGCACCGCGCTGCCCCCGCGCTTGCGTGCCCTCGTCGCGGAGTCCGGCGGCTAG
- a CDS encoding methylated-DNA--[protein]-cysteine S-methyltransferase yields the protein MKQHTVIASPYGPLTLVADDGVLCGLYMEGQRHRPPEESFGSPGSPADPPFAEAEEQLSAYFAGELTDFTLELRLDGTAFQRDVWHQLTRIPYGETRSYGELADALGKPKASRAVGLANGKNPIGIIVPCHRVIGAGGDLTGYGGGLDRKRRLLEFERGAALF from the coding sequence ATGAAACAGCACACGGTCATTGCGAGCCCCTACGGCCCCCTCACCCTCGTCGCCGACGACGGCGTGCTGTGCGGCCTGTACATGGAGGGCCAGCGCCACCGCCCGCCGGAGGAGTCCTTCGGCAGTCCCGGCAGCCCCGCCGACCCGCCCTTCGCCGAGGCCGAGGAGCAGCTCTCGGCCTACTTCGCGGGCGAGTTGACGGACTTCACCCTCGAACTACGCCTGGACGGAACCGCGTTCCAGCGCGACGTATGGCACCAGCTGACCCGCATCCCGTACGGCGAGACCCGCTCCTACGGCGAACTCGCCGATGCCCTGGGCAAGCCCAAGGCCTCCCGCGCGGTCGGCCTCGCCAACGGAAAGAACCCGATCGGCATCATCGTCCCCTGCCACCGTGTCATCGGCGCGGGCGGCGACCTCACCGGCTACGGCGGCGGCCTGGACCGCAAACGCCGGCTCCTGGAGTTCGAGCGGGGCGCGGCCCTGTTCTAG
- a CDS encoding AlkA N-terminal domain-containing protein produces the protein MQTATHLDREHCVRAVRSKDARFDGWFFTAVLTTRIYCRPSCPVVPPKPENMTFYPSAAACQQAGFRACKRCRPDTSPGSPEWNQRADLVARAMRLIADGVVDREGVPGLAARLGYSTRQVERQLLAELGAGPLALARAQRAQTARLLIETSALPMAEIAFAAGFSSIRTFNGTVREVFALSPSELRARAPRTSGPASAPGTLSLRLPFRAPLNPDNLFGHLAATAVPGVEEWRDGAYRRTLRLPYGHGIVSLAPRPDHIACRLTLSDLRDLTVAISRCRRLLDLDADPVAVDDQLRTDPFLAPLVDKAPGRRVPRTVDEAEFAVRAVLGQQVSTAAARTHAARLVTAHGKPLDDPEGGLTHLFPSAEALADVDPETLAMPRTRRTTFTTLVRRLADGTLHLGVESDWPEARARLLALPGFGPWTVDVIAMRALGDPDAFLPTDLGIRRAAGESGLPSTPAALTARAEAWRPWRAYAVQYLWATDSHPINFLPV, from the coding sequence ATGCAGACAGCGACGCACCTCGACCGGGAGCACTGCGTACGTGCCGTGCGGTCCAAGGACGCGCGGTTCGACGGGTGGTTCTTCACGGCTGTCCTGACCACGCGGATCTACTGCCGGCCCAGCTGCCCCGTCGTCCCGCCCAAGCCGGAGAACATGACGTTCTACCCGAGCGCGGCCGCCTGCCAGCAGGCCGGTTTCCGGGCCTGCAAGCGCTGCCGCCCCGACACCAGCCCCGGCTCCCCGGAATGGAACCAGCGCGCCGACCTGGTGGCCCGGGCCATGCGGCTGATCGCCGACGGCGTCGTGGACCGCGAGGGCGTGCCCGGACTCGCCGCCCGGCTCGGTTACAGCACCCGCCAGGTCGAGCGCCAGCTCCTCGCCGAGCTGGGCGCCGGTCCCCTCGCGCTCGCCCGCGCCCAGCGCGCCCAGACCGCGCGGCTGCTGATCGAGACCAGCGCGCTGCCCATGGCGGAGATCGCCTTCGCGGCCGGTTTCTCCTCCATCCGCACGTTCAACGGCACCGTCCGCGAGGTCTTCGCCCTGTCCCCGAGCGAGCTGCGCGCGAGGGCGCCCCGCACCAGCGGCCCGGCGTCCGCCCCCGGCACCCTCTCCCTGCGGCTGCCGTTCCGCGCCCCGCTCAACCCCGACAACCTCTTCGGCCACCTCGCCGCCACCGCCGTACCCGGCGTCGAGGAGTGGCGGGACGGCGCCTACCGGCGCACGCTGAGGCTGCCATACGGCCACGGGATCGTGTCCCTCGCCCCGCGCCCCGACCACATCGCCTGCCGGCTCACCCTGAGCGACCTGCGCGATCTGACCGTGGCGATCAGCCGCTGCCGGCGGCTGCTCGATCTGGACGCCGACCCGGTCGCCGTGGACGACCAGCTGCGCACGGACCCGTTCCTCGCGCCGCTGGTCGACAAGGCGCCGGGCCGCCGGGTGCCGCGTACGGTCGACGAGGCCGAGTTCGCCGTCCGCGCCGTCCTCGGCCAGCAGGTGTCCACGGCCGCCGCCCGCACCCACGCGGCCCGCCTGGTCACCGCGCACGGCAAACCCCTGGACGACCCCGAGGGCGGACTGACCCACCTCTTCCCGTCCGCCGAGGCCCTCGCCGACGTCGACCCCGAGACCCTGGCCATGCCCCGCACCCGGCGCACCACCTTCACCACGCTGGTCCGCCGACTCGCCGACGGAACCCTCCACCTGGGCGTCGAGTCCGACTGGCCCGAGGCCCGCGCCCGCCTCCTCGCCCTGCCCGGCTTCGGGCCCTGGACGGTCGACGTCATCGCGATGCGCGCCCTCGGCGACCCCGACGCCTTCCTCCCCACCGACCTCGGAATCCGGCGCGCCGCAGGGGAGTCGGGCCTGCCCTCGACCCCGGCCGCGCTCACCGCCCGCGCCGAGGCCTGGCGGCCCTGGCGGGCGTACGCGGTGCAGTATCTGTGGGCGACCGACAGCCACCCGATCAACTTCCTTCCCGTGTAA